The proteins below come from a single Drosophila teissieri strain GT53w chromosome 3L, Prin_Dtei_1.1, whole genome shotgun sequence genomic window:
- the LOC122615665 gene encoding guanine nucleotide exchange factor subunit Rich, protein MYYPVGWPKRVDLAMPGESASIRHIGCDAVKILVAAVGDDFLGIWYANPLIPIAYFRRTEESLRQYGANQLIVWKPDSRQLALLTASGALLLYQLDFDANGSGILQQVDPPAASLKRDSAELFIKENIPRLSLRELCSVTLGSVITTVCCISLSELLLATQSCELLRLQWTELEHAENDLELPALSAIKLRDIPFYVQQQPQQSSARNVPPLSMDSYVASLEYSPFIGGCAAVFSDQRAAFLIANHLRFETDHMHGFWVPDVEDASVCSVNHKFRLLAYGQESSAVNVYAIDDATGGLEFSHRLMLTENVLPDSLGSVNELKWSPDGCVLAVSWKNGGLSLWSTFGALLMSTLSWDFGLNVDLVRQNPLKLRRLEWSTEGYQLFMLKQEPEKYKSNVLQLQFVKSVLSMNPCMTTSPHILLQGDDCLYLNQGNNLELTYAGSHGTFPSSGVGSDEGISGDGDCLELKQSPHTGSILTESKYWTVLQLPLNYAATNWPIRYAAIDPDGLHLAVAGRTGLAHYSLVTRRWKLFGNESQEKDFVVSGGLLWWHGFIVMGCYSLLDRTDELRCYPADCKLDNQYGHKLQVRAPVISLNSFRHQLIVLTADGIVSLFNMSKKSAYALDIECAYELDVKSICIHPACIVSLTVTNLKNELKPQGQLGGDQAETIIVNVCGRILMIQRDAGEQVPNTLLATCLASCVEVFWLSHSLERCAMRDCLWLYSGAHGMRVWLPILPPGRERREGEHGGAQRLHSFMSKRIMLSFPLKLYPLVVLFDNVIVLGVENESTLYANEQGSHFSLPFAVMERKSQIYLHKVLRQLIKRNLGYSAWEMAQSCCSLPYFPHALELLLHEVLEEEATSKQPIPDAQLPSILDFIREFPVYLETIVQCARKTEIALWPYLFSMAGKPKDLFQMCLQSEQLDTAASYLIILQNLEPSVVSKQYATMLLDIALQQRKWELAKDLIRFLKAIDPNEIDSPRSSMVVNVKIAPPPQVNTQQQVNQNADAFNMVLGPIARERSFSTTVTSNLPKDKQASAASGVAPVTESSSSGAPSVVRRRSTKQRETFCIDLILQRHARQLLQNHKLMDLGYMCAYLDFHLVSWLSQESERAAKLDDFAGALQVLHEELELPTPFPTPAKDDFAQLRGSLRPTGGGSSQTSESGYFSLATPNGAATQSPQLQPSIREEEEELQQPISLPILKTRSGSQLSFDNFRYRRLYSLPASEDDLAVDMLPQKLSIKLRYLLQLFIEANCTDYALVLSILLQDAASISRIVNGIIRSESVHTCRRTESALKQLSQSTFEHSGSLYRGFVLTLQPHVYLLEQYIQSLGDATCSQLQDAGPATEQGVDVSTGLQGQQNEEGEFVPNSQQANGNQWTMADLNTNHHRLTRHASLESNGNAAVASGSSAHSTPTQPQLLPQNSREREGCRLM, encoded by the exons CGTGGGCGATGACTTTCTGGGCATTTGGTACGCAAATCCACTCATTCCGATCGCCTACTTCCGGCGGACGGAGGAGTCCCTTCGTCAGTACGGGGCCAACCAGCTGATTGTATGGAAGCCGGACTCTCGGCAGCTTGCCCTGCTTACCGCATCCGGAGCCTTGCTGTTGTACCAACTGGACTTCGATGCCAACGGCAGTGGAATCCTGCAGCAGGTCGATCCGCCCGCCGCGAGCCTCAAACGGGATTCCGCCGAGCTTTTTATTAAAGAGAACATACCCCGGCTAAGCCTGCGCGAACTGTGCAGCGTTACTTTGGGCTCCGTCATCACCACTGTGTGCTGCATTAGCCTCAGCGAATTGCTCTTGGCCACCCAGTCGTGCGAGCTACTGCGCCTGCAGTGGACGGAACTGGAACACGCTGAGAACGATCTAGAGCTGCCAGCCCTATCTGCAATCAAGCTGCGCGACATTCCCTTCTacgtgcagcagcagccccagcAGTCGTCCGCCCGGAATGTGCCGCCCTTGAGCATGGACTCGTACGTGGCCTCGCTAGAATATTCGCCGTTCATCGGTGGCTGTGCAGCCGTCTTCAGCGACCAACGTGCCGCCTTCCTGATTGCCAACCATCTGAGATTTGAGACCGATCACATGCACGGCTTCTGGGTCCCGGATGTGGAGGATGCAAGTGTCTGCAGTGTCAATCACAAATTCCGACTGTTGGCTTATGGTCAAGAGAGCTCGGCGGTGAATGTGTACGCAATTGATGATGCCACCGGGGGATTGGAGTTTTCTCATCGCCTTATGCTCACAGAAAATGTACTCCCAGACAGTCTTGGATCGGTAAATGAGCTAAAGTGGAGCCCTGACGGCTGCGTCCTCGCAGTGAGTTGGAAAAATGGCGGCCTGTCTCTTTGGAGCACATTCGGGGCATTGCTAATGTCTACTCTGAGCTGGGATTTCGGCCTTAACGTAGATTTAGTTCGCCAAAATCCACTCAAGCTCCGTCGACTCGAATGGTCAACCGAGGGCTATCAGCTTTTCATGCTAAAACAGGAGccggaaaaatacaaaagcaaTGTGCTTCAGCTGCAGTTTGTGAAGAGCGTTTTGAGTATGAATCCCTGCATGACGACGAGCCCGCACATCCTATTGCAAGGTGACGACTGCCTGTATCTCAATCAGGGCAACAATCTGGAGCTAACTTATGCCGGTAGCCATGGAACGTTTCCATCGAGCGGCGTGGGCTCTGATGAGGGCATTTCCGGCGATGGTGACTGCCTGGAGTTAAAACAAAGTCCACACACAGGCAGCATTCTTACGGAGAGTAAGTATTGGACAGTATTGCAGCTGCCGCTGAACTACGCGGCCACAAACTGGCCAATCCGATATGCTGCTATCGATCCCGACGGACTTCACTTGGCGGTGGCTGGTCGCACTGGACTGGCGCACTATTCCCTAGTGACCCGGCGATGGAAGCTTTTTGGCAATGAGTCGCAGGAGAAGGACTTCGTTGTTTCCGGCGGACTACTCTGGTGGCATGGCTTTATAGTCATGGGCTGCTACTCGCTTCTGGACCGCACAGATGAGTTGCGTTGCTATCCGGCAGATTGCAAACTAGACAACCAATATGGACACAAGCTGCAGGTGCGAGCACCAGTTATTAGTCTGAACTCATTTCGACACCAGTTGATCGTACTCACTGCCGATGGAATAGTGAGCCTGTTTAATATGTCGAAAAAATCCGCCTACGCCCTGGATATTGAGTGCGCCTATGAATTGGACGTGAAGAGCATTTGCATCCACCCTGCATGCATTGTTAGTCTGACTGTGACTAACCTTAAGAATGAGCTAAAGCCCCAGGGACAGCTGGGTGGAGATCAGGCAGAGACTATCATCGTGAATGTGTGCGGCCGCATATTGATGATACAGCGCGACGCCGGCGAACAG GTACCAAACACCTTGCTGGCTACGTGCCTGGCTAGCTGCGTTGAGGTCTTCTGGCTGTCACACTCCCTGGAACGCTGTGCGATGCGTGACTGCCTTTGGCTTTACTCGGGGGCCCACGGAATGCGTGTATGGCTTCCAATTTTGCCGCCGGGAAGGGAGCGTCGCGAAGGAGAGCATGGCGGCGCCCAGCGTCTGCACAGTTTTATGTCAAAGAGAATCATGCTGAGCTTTCCGCTGAAGCTTTATCCGCTGGTCGTGCTCTTTGACAATGTGATCGTACTGGGGGTTGAGAACGAAAGCACACTTTACGCCAATGAGCAAGGCTCCCACTTCTCTCTACCGTTCGCCGTGATGGAACGCAAGTCGCAGATTTATCTGCACAAGGTACTTCGCCAGTTGATAAAGCGCAACCTGGGTTACTCTGCTTGGGAAATGGCACAGTCGTGTTGCTCGCTGCCATATTTCCCGCACGCTCTGGAACTGCTCCTACACGAGGTTCTTGAGGAAGAGGCTACCAGCAAACAGCCCATTCCGGATGCACAGCTGCCCAGTATTCTTGACTTTATAAGGGAGTTCCCTGTCTACTTGGAAACAATTGTTCAATGTGCCCGCAAAACGGAGATCGCCCTGTGGCCGTATCTATTTTCGATGGCTGGTAAGCCGAAGGACTTATTCCAGATGTGTTTGCAGTCGGAACAGCTAGACACGGCTGCGAGCTACTTGATAATCCTTCAGAATCTGGAACCCTCTGTTGTTAGCAAGCAATATGCCACCATGCTGCTGGACATAGCTTTGCAGCAGCGAAAGTGGGAGCTGGCTAAGGATTTGATCCGGTTCTTAAAAGCTATTGATCCAAATGAGATCGACTCACCGCGGTCGTCGATGGTggtgaatgtgaaaattgctCCGCCTCCCCAGGTGAATACACAGCAGCAAGTGAATCAAAACGCGGATGCCTTTAACATGGTTCTGGGCCCAATTGCCAGAGAGAGAAGCTTCTCCACCACGGTGACTAGCAATCTGCCCAAAGATAAGCAGGCATCTGCAGCTTCAGGAGTTGCACCTGTGACCGAAAGCAGCAGTTCAGGTGCACCCTCGGTGGTGCGTCGGCGGTCCACTAAGCAGCGAGAGACGTTTTGCATCGATCTGATACTGCAGCGCCATGCTCGACAACTACTTCAGAACCACAAGCTAATGGATTTGGGCTACATGTGCGCTTATCTGGACTTTCACCTTGTCAGCTGGCTTTCGCAGGAATCGGAGCGGGCAGCCAAGTTGGATGATTTCGCCGGCGCTCTGCAGGTTCTACACGAGGAACTAGAGCTCCCCACTCCATTTCCGACTCCGGCAAAGGACGACTTTGCTCAGTTACGCGGCAGTCTTCGACCAACAGGAGGTGGATCTTCGCAGACGTCGGAATCTGGATATTTCAGCTTGGCCACGCCCAATGGAGCAGCAACACAGTCGCCCCAGTTGCAGCCAAGCATAcgggaagaggaggaagaacTGCAGCAGCCCATCTCCCTACCAATACTTAAGACGCGGTCTGGATCACAACTGTCGTTCGACAACTTTCGCTACCGCCGTCTGTACTCGCTTCCAGCATCGGAGGACGACCTAGCCGTGGATATGCTACCTCAAAAGCTGTCCATTAAGCTGCGTTACTTGTTGCAGCTGTTCATCGAGGCGAACTGCACGGACTATGCGTTGGTTCTTTCAATTTTGCTCCAGGATGCGGCTTCAATCTCTCGGATTGTAAACGGAATTATCCGGAGCGAATCGGTTCACACCTGTCGACGCACGGAATCTGCGCTCAAGCAATTAAGTCAGAGCACCTTTGAACACAGCGGATCTTTGTACCGGGGGTTTGTTCTCACCTTGCAGCCGCATGTTTACCTGCTAGAGCAGTACATACAGTCTTTGGGGGATGCCACCTGCTCGCAACTCCAAGATGCCGGCCCGGCCACCGAGCAGGGCGTGGACGTCTCCACTGGACTCCAGGGACAGCAGAACGAAGAGGGCGAGTTTGTGCCAAATTCGCAGCAAGCAAACGGAAACCAATGGACCATGGCGGACCTTAACACGAATCACCATCGGCTCACGCGGCACGCAAGTCTAGAGTCTAACGGGAACGCAGCGGTGGCTAGCGGTTCCTCTGCCCATTCAACGCCCACCCAGCCCCAACTGCTGCCGCAGAACAGCCGCGAGCGGGAGGGCTGTCGCCTCATGTAA